A window of Hymenobacter siberiensis genomic DNA:
TCCTTCGCTGCGCTCAGGATGACAAACGATTTATTTCGCATTCCATGAAAAAACTCGAAAACAAGGTTGTCTTCATCACCGGCGGCTCCTCGGGCCTTGGCCGCGCCGCTGCTGTGGCCGCCGCTGAAGAAGGCGCGAAACTCGTCATCGCCGACCTGCCCGGCTCCGACCACGCCGCCGCGCTGGCTGAAGTGCAGGCGGCCGGGGCCGAAGCCGTTTTTATTCCGCTCGACGTGACCGATTCGGCCAACATTCAGCAGGCCATTGCCGCCACGGTAGCGACATTCGGCCGGCTCGATGTGGCGCTGAACAACGCGGGCATCGGCGAGGGGTTCTTCAGTTTTCTCGAAACTAGTGAGGAATCGTTTCAGCGCATCATCAACGTGAACCTGACCGGTGTGTTCACCTGCATGAAGTACGAGCTGGCGCAATTCATGGCGCAGGGCGGCGGCGTTATTGTGAACATGTCTTCGCTGGCCGGCCTCAAGGGCGCGCCGGGCCTGAGCGCCTACGTGGCTTCGAAGCACGGCGTGCTGGGCCTCACCCGCGTGGCGGCTCAGGAATTTGCCCGCCGCAACGTGCGCGTGAATGCCCTCTGCCCGTACTATATCGATACGCCGCTCATTAAGGAAGTCCCCGAGGAGTTGCGCAACCAGATGATTTCGGCCAGCCCCATGAGGCGCCTCGGGCGGGCTGAGGAAGTAGCCAAAGCCTTCATCTACCTGGCTTCGGATGATTCGAGCTATACCAACGGCACCCAGCTGGTGATTGACAGCGGCGTGATTTCGTGATGTAGCGCGGACTTTTAGTCCGCGACTCATTCCGTAACCCTTTACTCGCGGACTAAAAGTCCACGCTACACTATGGATTTCGCCCCTAGCCCTAAAACCCAGGACTACCTCGCCCGCGTGCAGGACTTCATGGCCGAGCACATCGCGCCCATCGAAGAGCAGTACCACCACGATAACCTCGCCGCCAACCCCGGCCCCGACTGGCAAAGCTGGCGGGTGCTGCCCGTCATCGAAGAGCTGAAAACGAAAGCCAAGGCCGCCGGCCTCTGGAATCTGTTCCTGCCCGATGCCGCGCACGGAGCCGGCCTCAGCACCCTCGAGTACGCGCCCATTGCCGAAGAAACCGGCCGCAGCTTCCTCGCGCCCACCGTGTTCAACTGCAACGCGCCCGATACCGGCAACATGGAGGTGCTGCACTACTTCGGCAGCGAGGCGCAGAAAGCCGAGTGGCTTGCGCCGCTGCTGGCCGGCAAAATCCGCTCCGTGTTCTGCATGACCGAGCCCGACGTGGCCTCGTCCGACGCCACCAACATGCAGGCCACCATCGGGGCCGAGGGCGACGAGCTGGTGCTCAATGGCCGCAAGTGGTGGGCCACTGGCCTGGGCCACCCCGATGCGAAGCTGGCCATTTTCATGGGCCTCTCAAACCCCGAAGCCGCGCCCCACGTCCGCCACAGCATGGTGCTGGTGCCGCTCGATACGCCCGGCGTGAACATCCGGCGCATGCTGCCCGCCTTCAGCGACTACGACGCGCCCTATGGCCACGGCGAAGTGTGGTTTGAGAATGTGCGCGTGCCCCGCGCCAACCTGCTGCGCGGCCTGGGCGAGGGCTTCGCCATCGCGCAGGGCCGCCTTGGGCCGGGCCGCATTCACCACTGCATGCGCTGCATCGGGGCGGCCGAGCGGGCGCTGGAACTGCTGATAAAACGGGGCCTCTCGCGCACGGCTTTCGGCAAGCCGCTGCTGCACCTGGGCGGCAACCTGGAGCGCGTGGCCGACCTGCGCATGGCTATCGACCAGGCCCGGCTATTGACTCTTTTTGCCGCCTGGAAAATTGACAATCAGGGCGTGAAAGCGGCCATGAGCGAGATTTCGGCCATTAAAGTAGTGGCCCCCAATGTGCTCCAACGCGTGGTAGACGAGGCCATCCAGATGCACGGCGGCGCGGGCGTGTCGCACGACGTGCCGCTGACGGCCCTCTTCACCGTGGCCCGCGCCCTGCGCCTGGCCGACGGGCCCGATGAGGTGCACCGCACCATGGTGGCCCGGGTGGAGCTGGCGAAGTATAAGGCGAAGCGGGAGTGAGTGAAGCTGAAATTGGGGTGGTTGAACTCGTTGAACGACAACTGAACGAAGCCCCGGCTGACAGTTCAACGCCCACAACCACCCCTGTTTCCGCGCAGCGGAAACATCCCCTCCTTGGTAAGGAGGGGAGTTTGACGTTCCATCTTTTCCTGACTTTATGACTCCTAATCCCGCCGCCCGCCTCCTCGATACCGCTGGCCCACTGCGCCCCGGCGAGGAGCTGGACGCCACCGCCGTCGATGGCTGGCTGAAGCAGCAGCGCCCCGACCTGCGCGGGCTGCCGCGCGTGACGCAGTACGCCGGCGGGGCATCGAACTGGACCTACCGCCTCGAATACGACAACGCCGACCTTATCCTGCGCCGCCCACCAGCCGGAACCAAGGCCAAATCGGCCCACGACATGGGCCGCGAATACCGCGTGCAAAAGGCCCTGAAACCTGTTTTCGGCTACGTACCCGCAATGGTGGCTTACTGCGAGGACACCAGCATTATCGGCGTCGATTTCTATGTGATGGAGCGCGTGGCCGGCATCATCCCGCGCAAGAACCTGCCGCGGGGGCTCGAGCTGCCACCCGCCACCGTGCGTCAATTGTGTCTGAACGTGCTCGATGCGCTGATTGAGCTGCACCAGGTGGATTATAAGGCGGCCGGCCTGGCGGGGCTGAGCAGCGGCACCGGCTACACCCAGCGCCAGATTTCGGGCTGGAGCAAGCGCTACACCCAGGCCCGCACCTGGAATGTGCCCAGCGGCCAACGTATCATGCAGTGGCTGGAGACGCACCAGCCAACGCAGGAGCGCATCTGCATCACGCACAACGATTTTCGGTTCGACAACGTGGTGCTTGATGCCGACGACCCCACGCGTATTCTGGGTATTCTGGATTGGGAGCTGGCCACTCTCGGCGACCCCCTCATGGACCTGGGCAACCTGCTGGCCTACTGGGTTCAGGCCGACGACGATTTCCTGGCCCAGGCCACCCGCCGCCAGCCCACGCACCTGCCCGGCATGCTCACCCGCCAGGAAGTGGTGGCCTACTACTGCGAGAAAACCGGTTTTCAGCCCGAGAACTGGGCTTTTTATGAAGTGTATGGGCTGTTTCGGCTCTCGGCCATCGCCCAGCAGATTTACTACCGCTACCACCACAAGCAGACCCGCAATCCGGCATTTAAAAACTTCTGGATTTTCGTGCATTACCTGCACTGGCGCTGCCGGCGGGCGATGCGTGGGAGTAGATAGCGATACCAAAAGGGCGTCATGTCGAGCGCAGCCGAGACATCTCGCGTGCTCTCACAAATCAATGACGTGGCAACGATTGGATTACTACCACACGCGAGATGTCTCGGCTGCGCTCGACATGACGTTCAATACACATCTTCATTCCCACCCTAAAACATGACCACCACCCGCCACAACATCCTCATCACCGGGGCCAGCTCGGGCCTGGGCGAAGGCATGGCCCGCGAATACGCCCGCATGGGCCGCAACCTCGCCCTCTGCGCCCGCCGCACCGACCGCCTCGACGCCCTGAAAGCTGAGCTGGAAGCCGCACATCCGACCATAAAAATCTTCGTGCGTGCTCTCGATGTGAACAACCACGACCAGGTTTTTGAAGTCTTCCGCGCCTTCCAGGCCGACCTAGGCACCATCGACCGCATCATTGTGAATGCCGGCATGGGCAAGGGCGCCTCGCTGGGTACCGGCTACTTCCACGCCAACCTGCAAACGGCCCAGACCAACTTCGTGGCCGCGCTGGCGCAGTGCGAGGCGGCGCTGGAGATTTTTCGGGCCCAGAACGCGGGGCACTTGGTCACTATTTCGTCGGTGGCGGCCATGCGCGGCATGCCCCGCGCCCAGACGACTTACGCCGCTACCAAGGCCGGCCTCTCGGCCCTCACCGAGGGAATTCGGGCCGATTTGCTGAACTCGCCCATCAAGGTCAGCATTATGTACCCCGGCTATATCCGCTCCGAAATCAACGCCAAGGTGAAAAGCACACCCTACATGGTGGACACCGAAACCGGCTGCCGGGCCCTCGTGAAAGCCATTGAGCGCGAGCCGGTGCAGGCCTTTGTGCCCGGCTGGCCCTGGGCCCTGATGGCCCGCGCCATGAAATGGCTGCCGCTGCGTTGGGTGCAAAAGCTATTGTAATACAATGATTTAATTAAAAAATTGCGGCGGTTTGCTGAAAAAATTGTTTCTTGCATGCCCAAATTCCTGACCCATCAGGAAAGGACGGTGACTGGCATCTCGGAGCAAGCCGCCGCATGTTGTCTTTGCTACTTACTTCTATCTCTGTGAATCAAACGCTACGTAAGCTCTTGGTAGTGGCCTTGGTGGGCCTGCTCCCGGGTATGCCAGCCCCCGCTGGGGCGCAAGGGCGGCCCGTTCATACTCCGGCCGCACCGGCACCCGTCAATACCATTCTATTCGTCGGTAATAGCTTTTTTCACGGCAAATACCAGCCCGTACTGGCTTACAACGCCGCCCACGTAACCGACGAGAACTACGGCCTGCCCGCTACCCACCCCCGTTGTGAAACCACCACCGGCGAGCCCGTGGTATGGGGCGGTATTCCCGGCATCTTCCAGAAATTCACCGAAGAAGCCGGCCTGAAATACGAAGTCCACTTCGAGGAAATCAATGCCCGGCCGCTACAATATCACTACGAGCACGCCCTGCCCATCATTCAGCAGCCGCGCTGGCACACTGTGGTGCTACAGGAGCACAGCCAATGGGTGCTGCCCCCGCGCCACGGCGGCCACCCCGAGCTGTTCCGCGACTACGCTACCCGGCTGGAGCAGGCCGTGCACGCCGCCAACCCCGCCGCCAGCGTATTCCTCTTCCAGACTTGGCCCCGCGCCGACCTCTGCTACCCAGCCGGCACGCCCTTCAGCGGCCTTCCCATCGACTCGATGGCCCGCGAGCTGCACGCGGCCTACTACGGTTTGCTGGCGCAGAACCCGGGCTTCAAAAGCATTGCGCCGGCCGGCGATGCCTGGCTGCGCGCCGTGCAAATCGGCCTGGCCCAGCGCAACCCCTACGCCCCCGAGCCCGGCAAAATCGACCTCTGGGCCGAAGACCACTACCACCCCAGCAATTGGGGGGCCTACCTCACGGCCTGCGTGCTGTTCGGCGAAATAACCGGCCGCGACCCCCGCGCCCTCGGCGCCGCCGAGCAGGCGGCCGTGGCGCTTGGCATCAGCCCGACCGAGGCCGTTTTCCTACAGCGCGTAGCCGCCGAGCAAGTACAGGCCGCCCGCCCCGGAGCGTTTGCCGACCAGCCGGTGAAATCGGGAAAGGCTGCGCCTGGTAAAGTCAAGCTCAAATTGTGACCTGTGCGCCGGGCGGGGTTAGCGGGATACTCCAGCCCGCCTCCGCCATTATCGTAATGTTGGTTTCATCGCGTGGCTGGAGGGTAGTCGCGGCTACGCGTACGCGCACAAGCTGGTCTGCAATAGTTAATTCCACTTCCGAGTAGCTGCCCAAAAACCGCACGGCCTGCACCGTGCCCCGGGCCCCGCCGCTGCCCACTGGCCGCAGCTGTAGCTGCTCGGGTCGCACCAGCAGGGCCGTATCTTTTTTGAAGCGCCGCCCCGGCAGCAGCGCCCGCCGGGCCGCGCCGCGCACCAGGTTGTAGTCGCCAAACAGGGCCGCCGTGGCCTCGTCTACCGGCTGGCGGTAGAGTTGCCGGGGGGTGCCCTGCTGCACCAGTCGCCCCCGGTGCAGCACCAGAATCTCATCGGCCCATCCCAGCACGTCGGCCGCGTCGTGCGATACCAGCAGGCAGGTGATGCCCAGGCGCGTGCCCAATTCCTCGATAATGCTCTGCAAAAGGCGCTTGTGCGTCCGGTCGAGGTTCGAGAACGGCTCATCGAGCAGCAGCAGGCGCGGCGCACCTAGCAGCAGCCGTGCCAGCGCCACCCGCTGCTGCTCGCCGCCGGAGAGCTGGTCGGTGCGGCGTAGCATCAGGTGGGCGATGCGGCACAGCTCGTACACGGCCTGCGCCTCAGCTTCGGGGCGCTTGTTGGCATAGCGCAGCACCTGCTCCACGCGCAGAAATTGCGGCAAATCGGATTTTTGGGAGAGGTAGGCTACGCCGGGGTGGCCGGGCACCAGTACATCCTGCGGCCCGCGCACCCGGCTGCCGTTAGCGTGCACCGTGCCAGTAGTGGGCTGAATAAGGCCGGCCACCAGTTGCAGTAGCGTGCTTTTGCCGGCTCCGCTTTCGCCGGCCAGCGCCAGCTTTTGCCCTAGCTTTTGGCTGAAGCTGATGGGCTGGAGCGCGGTAAAGCCGTTTTCGGTGAGGCTGAGGTTGGTGACGGTAAGGATGTCCATGCAGCCGCAAAGAACGGGCCTGGGCCGCTGCCCGCTGCTGGCGCGCATCTGCGACGCGTGCCGACGGGCTTCGAGCCTGCGGCTCGGGTATTGAGCCGGTCGGTAATCACTAGAGCGGTTTCCAATTTAGTGTACAGAATCTGATGCACCTTGCGTTATGAAAGCATATTCGATTGATTTGCGGGAACGGGTAGCGGCGGCATGTGCCGCACCGCAGGCCCGGATTTATCAGGTGGCGGCGCAATTTAGCGTCTCCATCTCCTTCGTGGACAAGCTTTTGCGTCGGCAGCGCACGAGCGGTTCGCTGGCGGCCCTGCCCGCGAACGGCGGTCCGCTGCCGCGCCTGGACCCGGCGGGCCAGGACCTGTTGCGGGCCTGTCTGGTGGCGCAGCCCGACGCGACCCTGGCCGAACTGGCCACGGCCCTGCTCGCCGCCGACGGTCCGGCCCTGAGCCGCACGAGTACGTGGCGGGCGGTGGAGCGCCTGGGCTGGGGGCGCAAAAAAAAAGCGTCCACGCCGCCGAGCGTGACACCGAACGCGTCGTGGCCATGCGCCGCTTATTTTTAGAAGCCATTCAAGAAGAAGATGTGCGCCGTTTCGTGTTCGTGGACGAGACGAGCACCAACCTCACCTACTGCCGCCGTTACGGCCGGGCCCCAGCCGGCCAGCGCCTGGACCAGGCCGTGCCGTTGCACGGCGGCCCGAACGTGACGCTCATCGCCGCCCTGACCCCGGACGGGCTCGGCGCCTTGTTGAGCGTCAACGGGGCCGTTAATGGCGACGTGTTTGCCGCCTACCTCGACCAGGTGCTCGGCCCCAGCCTGCGGCCGGGCGACGTAGTAGTACTCGATAATCTGTCGGTACACAAGGTGGAAGGCTTGGACGAAATCGTGAAAAAGTACGGGGCTCGGCTGCGCTACCTGCCGCCTTATTCGCCGGACTTTAACCCCATTGAACTCGCTTTTAGCAAACTCAAGACCTGGTTGCGCACCACGAAGGCCCGAACCCGCGACTTGCTGGAGGAAGCCATCCGGACCGCCGCCGAGTGGATAACCGAACAGGATGCCAAGAACTGGTTTGACCATTGCGGATATCATGTACAGTGATTTGGAAACCGCTGTAATGCAAGTCTTTCTAACCCGAGCCATAGGCTCGAACCCCGTCGGCACGCGTCGCAGATGCGCGTCAGCAGCGGAAGTCCAGCTGGCGTTTCATCATCTGGTGAAAAGCTCCTTTGGTATAGAGCTCGTCGTGGATGCTGCTTTCTACTAGGTACCGTTTTTCATGACGTAGATATAGTCCGAGTCCATGATTTGGGTGAGGCTGTGCCTCACAGCAGAACGATTTACGCCAGCGCAGATTATCCAAACCTCCCTTGCCGCTGGCGCGGCAGGAGAGGCTCCGCCTACCCGTTATGGCAAGTCACGAGTTACGCTGCGCTAATCTCGCGCCAGCAAGGCCAGCAAGGGCAGGATTGCCATGAAATATAAAGCGCTGAATATTAAATAAATAATTAAATGAGTGCTAATTGTTAGTGCTTAAGAATCGCTAATCAGTAGTTAACTGATAATTAATATTTGAAATGAGGAAAAATAATACGTGTGGTTAGCCACTCATTTTCAACTATTCAGGTACCTGTTTCGTCGATTGTAAGAAAGCAGTGGTCGATAAAAAGGACAACGCCGGCAATAATTCTTCCGTTTTCGGAGTTAGTGTTTCAGTAGCAAGCCGCTACACGCTGGCGCAAAACGCCATGTGCACGTACCACCATTACCACCTTTTTTATGCTGCGTACCGCTCTGTTATTTTTCTGCATGTTGGGCTTTTTAGCCTCCGAATCCTACGCTGCGCCGGCCACGGCAGCCACGTCGCGACCCATCCATCGGCGCAAGCCCACAGCTGGCAACTACGTGCCGGTATACCGCTACTATCGCGGCCACAGCAACCAAAAAAGAGGCTTCTTTGGCCTGTTCAAGCACCGCTCCAAGGCGGCCAAGCGGCATAGCTCGGCACCACGCGTGGCTCGGGGTGGCCGGGCTCACCGCACGCTGTAG
This region includes:
- a CDS encoding SDR family NAD(P)-dependent oxidoreductase — its product is MKKLENKVVFITGGSSGLGRAAAVAAAEEGAKLVIADLPGSDHAAALAEVQAAGAEAVFIPLDVTDSANIQQAIAATVATFGRLDVALNNAGIGEGFFSFLETSEESFQRIINVNLTGVFTCMKYELAQFMAQGGGVIVNMSSLAGLKGAPGLSAYVASKHGVLGLTRVAAQEFARRNVRVNALCPYYIDTPLIKEVPEELRNQMISASPMRRLGRAEEVAKAFIYLASDDSSYTNGTQLVIDSGVIS
- a CDS encoding acyl-CoA dehydrogenase family protein, whose translation is MDFAPSPKTQDYLARVQDFMAEHIAPIEEQYHHDNLAANPGPDWQSWRVLPVIEELKTKAKAAGLWNLFLPDAAHGAGLSTLEYAPIAEETGRSFLAPTVFNCNAPDTGNMEVLHYFGSEAQKAEWLAPLLAGKIRSVFCMTEPDVASSDATNMQATIGAEGDELVLNGRKWWATGLGHPDAKLAIFMGLSNPEAAPHVRHSMVLVPLDTPGVNIRRMLPAFSDYDAPYGHGEVWFENVRVPRANLLRGLGEGFAIAQGRLGPGRIHHCMRCIGAAERALELLIKRGLSRTAFGKPLLHLGGNLERVADLRMAIDQARLLTLFAAWKIDNQGVKAAMSEISAIKVVAPNVLQRVVDEAIQMHGGAGVSHDVPLTALFTVARALRLADGPDEVHRTMVARVELAKYKAKRE
- a CDS encoding phosphotransferase family protein: MTPNPAARLLDTAGPLRPGEELDATAVDGWLKQQRPDLRGLPRVTQYAGGASNWTYRLEYDNADLILRRPPAGTKAKSAHDMGREYRVQKALKPVFGYVPAMVAYCEDTSIIGVDFYVMERVAGIIPRKNLPRGLELPPATVRQLCLNVLDALIELHQVDYKAAGLAGLSSGTGYTQRQISGWSKRYTQARTWNVPSGQRIMQWLETHQPTQERICITHNDFRFDNVVLDADDPTRILGILDWELATLGDPLMDLGNLLAYWVQADDDFLAQATRRQPTHLPGMLTRQEVVAYYCEKTGFQPENWAFYEVYGLFRLSAIAQQIYYRYHHKQTRNPAFKNFWIFVHYLHWRCRRAMRGSR
- a CDS encoding SDR family oxidoreductase — its product is MTTTRHNILITGASSGLGEGMAREYARMGRNLALCARRTDRLDALKAELEAAHPTIKIFVRALDVNNHDQVFEVFRAFQADLGTIDRIIVNAGMGKGASLGTGYFHANLQTAQTNFVAALAQCEAALEIFRAQNAGHLVTISSVAAMRGMPRAQTTYAATKAGLSALTEGIRADLLNSPIKVSIMYPGYIRSEINAKVKSTPYMVDTETGCRALVKAIEREPVQAFVPGWPWALMARAMKWLPLRWVQKLL
- a CDS encoding ABC transporter ATP-binding protein, with amino-acid sequence MDILTVTNLSLTENGFTALQPISFSQKLGQKLALAGESGAGKSTLLQLVAGLIQPTTGTVHANGSRVRGPQDVLVPGHPGVAYLSQKSDLPQFLRVEQVLRYANKRPEAEAQAVYELCRIAHLMLRRTDQLSGGEQQRVALARLLLGAPRLLLLDEPFSNLDRTHKRLLQSIIEELGTRLGITCLLVSHDAADVLGWADEILVLHRGRLVQQGTPRQLYRQPVDEATAALFGDYNLVRGAARRALLPGRRFKKDTALLVRPEQLQLRPVGSGGARGTVQAVRFLGSYSEVELTIADQLVRVRVAATTLQPRDETNITIMAEAGWSIPLTPPGAQVTI
- a CDS encoding COG3415 family protein, with the translated sequence MKAYSIDLRERVAAACAAPQARIYQVAAQFSVSISFVDKLLRRQRTSGSLAALPANGGPLPRLDPAGQDLLRACLVAQPDATLAELATALLAADGPALSRTSTWRAVERLGWGRKKKASTPPSVTPNASWPCAAYF
- a CDS encoding IS630 family transposase, yielding MRRLFLEAIQEEDVRRFVFVDETSTNLTYCRRYGRAPAGQRLDQAVPLHGGPNVTLIAALTPDGLGALLSVNGAVNGDVFAAYLDQVLGPSLRPGDVVVLDNLSVHKVEGLDEIVKKYGARLRYLPPYSPDFNPIELAFSKLKTWLRTTKARTRDLLEEAIRTAAEWITEQDAKNWFDHCGYHVQ